In the Pseudoalteromonas undina genome, one interval contains:
- a CDS encoding thioesterase family protein, whose amino-acid sequence MNKEMLIEQVGALFVNNMPFNQFLKIAVESLSTEQAKISFPWQDVLIGNPAQKILHGGVISAVLDNVGGMLAAASVIGKLDDADLPSVHKRLATLGTIDLRTDYLRPGKGEVFIASAKLIRSGNKVCVCRMELHNEQSVQIAFGTGTYLVG is encoded by the coding sequence ATGAATAAAGAAATGTTGATTGAACAAGTTGGGGCGTTGTTTGTTAATAATATGCCTTTTAACCAATTTTTAAAAATAGCGGTGGAGTCACTTAGTACTGAACAAGCTAAAATCTCCTTTCCTTGGCAAGATGTATTAATAGGCAACCCCGCGCAAAAAATTCTCCATGGCGGAGTTATTTCGGCGGTACTTGATAATGTCGGTGGAATGCTTGCTGCTGCCAGTGTGATCGGAAAACTAGACGATGCAGATTTACCCAGTGTACATAAAAGGCTAGCCACACTGGGGACTATAGATTTACGCACCGACTATTTACGCCCAGGCAAAGGCGAGGTTTTTATTGCTAGCGCTAAGCTGATTCGCTCAGGAAATAAAGTATGTGTGTGCCGAATGGAGTTACACAATGAGCAGTCAGTACAAATTGCTTTTGGAACGGGCACGTATTTAGTTGGCTAA
- the rarD gene encoding EamA family transporter RarD, which translates to MSIDTEQRKGAIFACLAFFMWGLAPIYFKMIQHVSAFEILMHRVIWSVVFLIVVVSVLSYWDKIKRILIQPKLILMLVVTSTLLGFNWGLFIWAINNNHMLDASLGYYINPLLNVLLGMVFLNERLRKLQGAAVALAFTGVLLQLISFGSFPVVAFSLATSFALYGLLRKKLQVDALPGILIEALILLPVALTYWWLMVPTETSNLPGNDWLTNVLLVSAGIVTTLPLLCFTGAAKRLQYTTLGFFQYIGPSLMFILAVVFYGEVFDAERVITFACIWSALAIFSWDSYHQSRKRRKAAIVASGVV; encoded by the coding sequence ATGTCGATTGATACCGAGCAGCGAAAGGGCGCTATTTTTGCCTGCCTCGCTTTTTTTATGTGGGGCCTCGCACCCATTTATTTTAAGATGATCCAACATGTGTCAGCATTTGAAATTTTAATGCACCGTGTTATTTGGTCAGTGGTGTTTCTTATTGTGGTGGTGAGTGTGCTCAGCTACTGGGATAAAATTAAACGCATTTTAATCCAACCTAAACTTATTTTGATGTTAGTTGTTACCTCGACCTTACTAGGGTTTAACTGGGGATTGTTTATTTGGGCCATCAATAACAATCACATGTTGGATGCCAGCCTAGGTTACTACATTAATCCTCTATTAAATGTGTTGCTTGGTATGGTGTTTTTAAACGAGCGATTACGTAAGTTGCAAGGTGCTGCTGTTGCTTTAGCTTTTACAGGCGTGCTGTTACAGCTAATTAGTTTTGGCTCATTCCCCGTGGTAGCGTTTTCATTAGCAACATCTTTCGCACTATATGGCCTATTACGTAAAAAGCTACAAGTTGATGCTCTGCCTGGGATTTTAATTGAGGCATTAATATTGTTACCCGTGGCGCTTACCTATTGGTGGCTAATGGTACCGACTGAAACGTCAAATTTACCAGGGAATGATTGGCTAACCAATGTATTATTGGTGAGCGCGGGCATAGTAACTACGCTGCCACTGCTGTGTTTTACCGGCGCGGCTAAGCGTTTGCAATATACAACGTTAGGGTTTTTTCAGTATATAGGGCCTAGCCTAATGTTTATTTTAGCGGTGGTATTTTATGGTGAGGTGTTTGATGCTGAGCGCGTAATTACCTTTGCGTGTATTTGGAGTGCACTGGCTATTTTTAGTTGGGACTCATACCATCAATCGCGAAAACGCAGAAAAGCGGCCATTGTAGCCTCTGGTGTGGTTTAA
- a CDS encoding GGDEF domain-containing response regulator produces MTHRILIVEDTPTIARVQKHIAQKIGYEVDIAQSLAETKELISKHAYFCAVVDFILPDAPQGEAVPCTIAADIPTIVMTGNIDNQTRDTVEKYPIIDYIIKGNKQAYEYLEKQLYRLPRNKQVKVLVVDDSASTRQYICNLLTRHKYQILQAADGLEALKELENTPDISVIIIDKEMPNMGGIELCNEIRRIYSNDEKAIIGISGATSSNLSALFLKNGANDYLYKPFNSEEFYCRLSQNVDMLEHIETIKRQANTDYLTKLPNRRYFFEEANKSLKQFKKAKAPAMLAMLDIDHFKAINDTYGHDAGDEVLKGLAICFNKYFENQLVARLGGEEFAVFFTELTEQEALKRLESFRLFIELNSHEFSQANIKFTLSIGFSHSETYQIDELLKQADLKLYKAKESGRNKVV; encoded by the coding sequence GTGACGCACAGAATACTTATTGTTGAAGACACCCCCACTATTGCGCGAGTGCAAAAGCATATCGCGCAAAAAATTGGCTATGAAGTTGATATTGCCCAGTCGCTGGCTGAGACTAAAGAGCTAATAAGTAAACATGCTTATTTTTGCGCAGTCGTTGATTTTATATTGCCTGATGCCCCGCAAGGGGAAGCGGTTCCCTGCACGATTGCAGCAGATATCCCTACCATTGTTATGACTGGCAATATCGATAATCAAACTCGCGACACCGTCGAAAAGTACCCTATTATTGATTACATTATCAAAGGCAATAAACAAGCTTACGAATATTTAGAAAAGCAGCTTTATCGCCTACCTCGCAATAAGCAAGTTAAAGTACTGGTTGTTGATGACTCAGCGTCTACACGCCAATATATTTGTAATTTATTAACACGTCATAAATACCAAATATTACAAGCAGCCGATGGCCTAGAGGCACTTAAAGAGCTTGAAAATACCCCTGACATCTCTGTGATTATCATAGATAAAGAAATGCCTAATATGGGCGGTATTGAGCTGTGTAATGAAATTAGGCGCATTTATAGTAATGACGAAAAAGCTATTATTGGTATCTCAGGCGCTACATCGTCTAATTTGTCTGCCTTATTTTTAAAAAATGGGGCAAATGACTACTTGTATAAACCTTTTAATAGTGAAGAATTTTACTGCAGGTTAAGCCAAAACGTCGATATGCTAGAGCATATCGAAACTATAAAGCGCCAAGCCAATACTGACTATTTAACTAAACTCCCTAATCGCCGTTACTTTTTTGAAGAGGCTAATAAGTCATTAAAGCAGTTTAAAAAAGCAAAAGCACCAGCCATGTTAGCTATGCTTGATATTGACCATTTTAAAGCTATTAATGATACCTATGGCCATGATGCCGGAGATGAAGTGCTTAAAGGGCTTGCGATATGCTTTAATAAATATTTTGAAAACCAATTGGTTGCCCGTTTAGGCGGAGAAGAATTCGCGGTATTTTTTACTGAGCTAACCGAACAGGAAGCGCTAAAACGACTAGAGAGCTTCAGGCTTTTTATTGAGCTTAACAGTCATGAATTCAGTCAAGCAAACATCAAGTTTACGTTATCGATAGGCTTCAGCCACAGTGAAACCTATCAAATTGACGAACTATTAAAACAAGCCGACTTAAAGCTCTACAAAGCCAAAGAGTCGGGTCGTAATAAAGTGGTTTAG
- a CDS encoding DUF413 domain-containing protein, translating to MSNDISLLRQAFVSQRQFYDDQNFPRGFSRSGHFTLLEASILEQHGVVLKSLYNKAVEPQNEHQQQFVNAVSGIVEPSNPIERAWVKYLKLTTCKTKFHTLFGRSKISGPTPISQDYYSEADNL from the coding sequence ATGAGCAATGATATTTCACTACTTCGTCAAGCATTTGTTAGTCAACGTCAGTTTTATGATGATCAAAACTTTCCACGCGGATTTAGTCGCAGCGGACACTTTACCCTGTTAGAGGCAAGTATTTTAGAACAGCACGGTGTTGTTTTAAAAAGCTTGTATAACAAAGCAGTTGAGCCACAAAACGAACATCAGCAACAATTTGTAAATGCGGTTAGTGGCATAGTAGAGCCAAGCAACCCCATAGAGCGAGCATGGGTTAAATACTTAAAGTTAACAACCTGCAAAACAAAATTTCATACATTATTTGGTCGCTCAAAAATTTCAGGGCCAACACCAATCAGTCAAGATTATTACTCTGAGGCAGACAATCTATAA
- a CDS encoding LysR family transcriptional regulator, with protein MDIDLLKTFVEVVRTRHFGKAAENLYITQSAVSFRIRQLEQGLGVNLFIRQRNNIQLTAPGERLLPHAQMIITGMQRAKVDVALADNMHKQISLAGTPNIWDAFLQFGITNIVSAMPGVSLVAEVKAQQESTRLLLERTLDLAILFDPPKVDELVVERICELPIIPVSGYDTATGDNFFDNQYVYVDWGTTFSLWHARQFTGKTPPYFRTSTGRIALDLILQCGGSAFIPQVLVKDHLEKGELFHVKGVENTSRDVFVAYHRDNEQKELIETLVNLLSQMTPSLLKQSK; from the coding sequence TTGGACATAGATTTATTAAAAACATTTGTTGAAGTGGTGCGTACTCGCCATTTTGGTAAAGCGGCAGAAAACCTATACATAACGCAGTCTGCAGTGAGTTTTCGAATTCGTCAATTAGAGCAGGGCTTAGGCGTAAATTTATTTATTCGCCAGCGCAATAATATTCAACTCACCGCCCCTGGTGAGCGCTTGTTGCCGCATGCTCAAATGATTATTACTGGAATGCAAAGGGCCAAAGTGGATGTTGCACTTGCAGATAATATGCATAAGCAAATCAGCTTGGCTGGGACTCCTAATATTTGGGATGCGTTTTTACAGTTTGGTATTACAAATATAGTATCGGCTATGCCCGGTGTATCTTTGGTGGCAGAGGTAAAAGCACAACAAGAGAGCACTCGATTACTATTAGAGCGCACCCTTGATCTAGCCATTTTATTTGATCCACCAAAAGTAGACGAACTCGTTGTTGAACGAATTTGTGAACTACCTATTATTCCGGTTAGTGGCTACGACACCGCAACAGGCGATAACTTTTTTGATAATCAATATGTTTATGTTGATTGGGGAACTACGTTTTCTCTTTGGCATGCCCGTCAATTTACCGGTAAAACGCCGCCTTATTTTAGAACCAGTACCGGACGTATAGCGCTTGATTTAATACTGCAATGTGGCGGTAGTGCGTTTATTCCACAGGTATTAGTTAAAGATCATTTAGAAAAAGGCGAACTTTTTCATGTAAAAGGGGTAGAAAATACGTCAAGAGATGTATTTGTTGCCTATCATAGAGATAACGAACAGAAAGAGTTAATAGAAACTCTGGTTAATTTGCTGTCGCAAATGACACCGAGTTTATTGAAACAAAGTAAGTAG
- a CDS encoding porin — MKFAKSSLCLALLSGLSFNALAEVDIYGKANVTVQSSDDGEGSFTEIKSNASRFGLKGSEKISDGLEAVYKFEFQVDVSDADSKGDKDNISARNQYVGFKGSFGQVVIGRNDTALKQAQGKLDLFNDLEGDIKNTFKGENRLGNSVSYASNSYEGFKVLASFIAEDDKDAKNGYSVALTYGDAGLKKSAVYAAVAADSEVNGYDVVRATVQGKIEDFRLGAMYQTQEKVDGSAEADGYLVNAAYLMGSNTFKVQYQTMDFDDSDDKSAVSVGVDHKLNKNLKVFGFYSSFDMDNNVDQDYLGLGMEYKF; from the coding sequence ATGAAATTTGCAAAATCGAGCTTATGCTTAGCCTTACTTAGTGGTTTATCTTTTAATGCGCTTGCAGAAGTAGACATTTACGGTAAAGCGAATGTAACCGTTCAATCATCTGACGATGGTGAAGGGTCGTTTACTGAAATTAAAAGTAATGCATCTCGTTTCGGACTTAAAGGGTCTGAAAAAATTTCAGACGGTTTAGAAGCTGTTTATAAGTTTGAATTTCAGGTTGATGTGTCGGATGCTGACTCAAAAGGCGATAAAGATAATATTTCAGCACGTAATCAATATGTAGGTTTTAAAGGTTCATTTGGTCAGGTAGTAATAGGCCGTAACGATACAGCGCTAAAGCAGGCGCAAGGTAAACTTGATTTATTTAATGACCTTGAAGGTGATATTAAAAACACTTTTAAAGGTGAAAACCGCTTAGGTAACTCAGTATCTTACGCTTCAAACTCATATGAAGGCTTTAAAGTATTAGCTTCATTTATTGCAGAAGATGATAAAGATGCCAAAAATGGTTACTCAGTGGCGTTAACTTATGGTGATGCTGGCCTTAAAAAGAGCGCTGTATATGCTGCTGTTGCTGCTGATAGTGAAGTAAATGGTTACGACGTAGTACGTGCAACAGTTCAAGGTAAAATTGAAGACTTTAGACTTGGTGCAATGTACCAAACACAAGAAAAAGTAGACGGTAGCGCTGAAGCTGACGGTTACTTAGTGAATGCAGCTTACCTAATGGGTAGCAACACTTTTAAAGTGCAATATCAAACAATGGATTTTGATGACAGCGATGATAAAAGTGCAGTATCGGTAGGTGTTGATCACAAGCTAAACAAAAATCTTAAGGTGTTTGGCTTTTACTCAAGTTTTGATATGGACAACAACGTTGACCAAGATTACCTAGGTTTAGGTATGGAATATAAGTTTTAA
- a CDS encoding ABC transporter ATP-binding protein encodes MHTQTAKKTALLTVNNVSWRVGNTLILEQINLSIERGKFVGLIGPNGAGKSSLLRCLYRFNQPSAGEVKFNNTDIWQLKSEDYAKQVAVVLQETPSQFNLSLFDVVALGLTPHKTLFSSTTQADKQKIAQAISHVGLESHSTQLFDSLSGGEKQRAFIARAIVQQPQLLIMDEPTSHLDVKYQIQLMELAKSLGITVFASFHDLNLAAAMCDELVVIKNGKVVDAGKPNKVVTEQMLDEVFGVCAQVSTHPQSAASGEAIPYITYYYGYQ; translated from the coding sequence TTGCACACTCAAACCGCTAAAAAAACTGCACTTCTAACCGTTAATAATGTCTCTTGGCGAGTGGGTAACACCTTAATCCTTGAGCAAATTAATTTGAGTATTGAGCGTGGCAAGTTTGTTGGCTTAATTGGTCCTAATGGTGCGGGAAAATCGAGTTTACTGCGTTGCTTGTATCGATTTAATCAGCCGTCAGCGGGAGAGGTTAAATTTAATAACACCGATATTTGGCAACTAAAAAGCGAAGACTACGCCAAGCAAGTTGCCGTTGTGCTACAAGAAACACCGTCGCAATTTAACCTCTCGTTATTCGATGTTGTGGCTCTAGGGCTTACGCCACATAAAACGCTATTCAGTTCGACCACCCAAGCAGATAAACAAAAAATAGCTCAGGCTATTAGCCATGTGGGGCTTGAATCTCATAGTACTCAATTATTTGATTCGCTATCTGGCGGTGAAAAGCAACGAGCCTTTATTGCCCGCGCTATTGTGCAGCAACCGCAACTTCTTATTATGGATGAACCAACTAGTCACCTTGATGTGAAATATCAAATTCAACTGATGGAGCTGGCTAAATCTCTAGGGATCACGGTATTTGCGTCATTTCATGACTTAAATTTAGCTGCTGCTATGTGTGATGAGTTAGTGGTTATTAAAAATGGAAAAGTTGTTGATGCAGGTAAGCCAAATAAAGTGGTCACTGAGCAGATGCTGGATGAGGTGTTTGGCGTTTGTGCACAAGTGAGCACTCACCCTCAATCAGCAGCTTCGGGTGAGGCTATTCCTTATATTACTTATTATTATGGATACCAATAA
- a CDS encoding FecCD family ABC transporter permease, whose amino-acid sequence MTVFSNHTVALIAALLCALLSLFIALSFGAAPTSLADVYQSLTFSNEASFTSRIIIELRMPRTLLAFLAGSGLAIAGLILQTVTRNPLADPYLFGISSGASLGVVILMSFVGAGAGIALSGAALTGSLVAMGLLILIAGSQRNAQVESMLLAGVALSFLFSAFTSLLLYWSDPQAVAAILFWTLGSFAKAQWQSLLLPVLVIIVCTIIMLGFRRQLNAMLLGDESATTLGVRVHRFRILMLILSSLITAVLVANCGGIGFVGLMVPHIVRFFISQGSRVGLLMTGLVGGIFMVWVDVLARSLLSNQELPIGVITAAIGSLFFLSILYFRKRQLVVQ is encoded by the coding sequence ATGACGGTTTTTTCTAACCATACCGTTGCATTAATCGCTGCGCTACTATGCGCACTATTAAGTTTATTTATTGCACTGAGTTTTGGTGCGGCACCCACGTCGCTCGCTGATGTTTACCAAAGCTTAACCTTTTCAAACGAGGCTTCATTTACCAGCCGTATTATTATTGAATTAAGAATGCCACGTACTTTACTGGCTTTTTTAGCTGGGAGTGGCTTAGCGATTGCAGGTTTAATACTACAAACAGTCACCCGTAACCCCTTAGCAGATCCTTATTTATTTGGTATTTCGTCCGGCGCTTCATTAGGTGTGGTTATACTAATGTCTTTTGTGGGAGCTGGGGCGGGTATAGCGCTATCTGGGGCGGCATTAACCGGTAGTTTAGTGGCGATGGGATTATTAATTTTAATTGCTGGCAGCCAGCGTAATGCCCAAGTTGAATCGATGTTATTGGCGGGGGTAGCCCTATCATTTTTATTTAGTGCTTTTACTAGTTTGCTACTTTATTGGAGCGATCCACAAGCGGTCGCGGCTATTTTATTTTGGACTTTAGGTAGTTTTGCTAAAGCACAGTGGCAGTCGCTGCTGTTACCTGTCTTAGTCATTATAGTTTGTACAATAATCATGTTGGGTTTTAGGCGCCAGCTTAATGCCATGTTGTTAGGCGATGAAAGTGCGACAACGCTTGGCGTAAGAGTACATCGTTTTAGAATTTTAATGCTTATTTTAAGCTCGTTGATCACGGCCGTGTTAGTTGCCAACTGTGGTGGTATTGGTTTTGTTGGCTTGATGGTGCCACACATAGTGCGCTTTTTTATCTCTCAAGGTAGCCGCGTTGGATTATTAATGACCGGGTTAGTCGGGGGAATATTTATGGTGTGGGTCGATGTGCTCGCTCGCTCACTATTAAGTAATCAAGAGTTGCCAAT